The following coding sequences are from one Arcobacter nitrofigilis DSM 7299 window:
- a CDS encoding MoaD/ThiS family protein — MVTIEFLGPINKKPLTLDIKNLSELSMLLKDDQDMVKWLENCAVAVNDTMVSSKDVELNSGDKVSLLPPVCGG; from the coding sequence GTGGTAACTATAGAATTTTTAGGACCAATTAACAAAAAACCACTTACATTAGATATAAAAAATCTATCAGAATTAAGTATGCTTTTAAAAGATGATCAGGATATGGTAAAATGGCTTGAAAACTGTGCAGTTGCAGTAAATGACACTATGGTTAGTTCAAAAGATGTTGAACTAAATAGTGGAGATAAAGTATCTTTATTACCTCCTGTTTGTGGTGGATGA
- a CDS encoding MqnA/MqnD/SBP family protein, which translates to MIFAKIDYINLLPFHVYFKKNIKPAKLKAIVNSKKSYPADINKKFLSRKVDAAFISSIKSKGQKSLDFGIIGKKEILSVLSIPGDYKEDHESNTSNLLAKILQCEGQVLIGDKALKYYVSHDKDSFVDLGKLWTKKHNLPFVFARLCYNRHGDYLKRITKNFNKRAVKIPQYILKEYSQRTGISVKDIQFYLTKLDYKIEKKEKKGLNLFFKLAKDIK; encoded by the coding sequence ATGATATTTGCAAAAATCGATTATATAAATTTATTACCTTTTCATGTATATTTTAAAAAAAATATTAAACCAGCAAAATTGAAAGCAATTGTTAATTCTAAAAAATCATATCCAGCTGATATTAATAAAAAATTTTTAAGTAGAAAAGTTGATGCAGCTTTTATCTCTTCAATTAAATCAAAAGGCCAAAAATCATTAGATTTTGGAATAATAGGGAAAAAAGAGATACTTTCAGTCTTATCAATTCCAGGTGATTATAAAGAAGACCATGAATCAAACACTTCAAACTTATTAGCAAAAATTCTACAGTGTGAAGGACAAGTTCTAATAGGAGACAAAGCTTTAAAATATTATGTTAGTCATGATAAAGATAGCTTTGTAGACTTAGGTAAACTTTGGACAAAAAAACATAACCTACCTTTTGTTTTTGCAAGACTTTGTTATAACAGGCATGGAGATTATTTAAAAAGAATAACTAAAAATTTCAATAAAAGAGCAGTGAAAATTCCTCAGTATATTCTAAAAGAGTATTCACAAAGAACAGGTATTTCTGTAAAAGATATACAATTTTATCTTACAAAACTTGATTACAAAATAGAAAAAAAAGAAAAAAAAGGCTTGAACCTTTTTTTCAAACTTGCAAAAGATATAAAATAA
- a CDS encoding undecaprenyl-diphosphate phosphatase, translating to MQIIDSVILGIIEGFTEFLPISSTGHLIVASEFLGLKQDSMNKAYEVIIQFAAILAVILNYPDKFSIKKIELWKKLILAFIPIGAIGFLFSHQIKAMFSIEIVATMFIIGGIVFLIVEKFYDEKKSHITDVEQVSYKQALYIGIAQIFALIPGTSRAGSTIIGAMLVGLNRKASAEFSFLLAFPVMCATTGYDILKHYKDFTDANLMILAIGFVVAFIVAFLTIKLFLKFLQNFTFVAFGIYRIIFGVILLLIFT from the coding sequence ATGCAAATTATTGATTCAGTTATATTAGGAATAATAGAGGGATTTACAGAATTTTTACCTATATCTTCTACGGGACATTTAATTGTCGCAAGTGAGTTTTTAGGATTAAAACAAGATAGTATGAATAAAGCTTATGAAGTTATAATTCAATTTGCTGCAATCTTAGCAGTTATATTGAATTATCCTGATAAGTTTTCAATTAAAAAGATTGAATTATGGAAAAAATTGATTTTAGCTTTTATTCCAATTGGTGCCATAGGATTTCTTTTTTCACATCAAATAAAGGCTATGTTTTCAATAGAAATAGTGGCAACTATGTTTATCATTGGTGGAATTGTTTTTTTAATTGTAGAAAAATTTTATGATGAAAAAAAATCCCATATAACAGATGTGGAACAAGTAAGTTACAAACAAGCCTTATACATAGGAATTGCACAAATATTTGCACTGATTCCTGGTACTTCAAGAGCTGGTTCTACAATTATTGGAGCTATGTTAGTTGGACTAAATCGAAAGGCTAGTGCTGAGTTTTCTTTTCTTTTAGCTTTTCCTGTTATGTGTGCAACTACTGGTTATGATATATTAAAACATTATAAAGATTTTACTGATGCAAATCTTATGATTTTGGCTATTGGTTTTGTAGTCGCATTTATTGTAGCTTTTTTAACTATTAAATTGTTTTTAAAATTTTTACAAAACTTTACTTTTGTAGCTTTTGGTATCTATAGAATTATATTTGGTGTAATTTTACTTTTGATTTTCACTTAA
- a CDS encoding UDP-N-acetylglucosamine--N-acetylmuramyl-(pentapeptide) pyrophosphoryl-undecaprenol N-acetylglucosamine transferase, with the protein MSGKIVITGGGTGGHLKVAKAFIDELAINRNSKPIFIGSTNGQDKKWFSDYKNVEMAYFLNTRGVVNKGLFGKIKALGQILFQTFKCCIYFIKNDVKSVISVGGFSAAPATFASILIPSCKLYIHEQNSYMGRLNKLTSKFAVEVFSSYLEESKIKDYPVSSEFFLNSRIRTEVKKVIFLGGSQGAVALNSFAISVAKDLDDMGIKIIHQTGDRDFLRVKSEYDKLSLDVDVFDFTNELIEKMKEADFAISRSGASTLWELVANGLPTLFVPFPYAAQDHQYGNAKFLKEKKLAFLVREKELNKDILFQAINSDIKSISENLSTLISNDAIKKIIDFILSENQK; encoded by the coding sequence ATGAGTGGAAAAATTGTAATCACTGGTGGTGGTACTGGTGGTCATTTAAAAGTTGCAAAAGCATTTATTGATGAATTAGCTATTAATAGAAATAGTAAACCTATTTTTATAGGCTCAACAAATGGGCAAGATAAAAAATGGTTTAGTGATTATAAAAATGTAGAGATGGCATATTTTTTAAATACTAGAGGGGTAGTTAATAAAGGTTTATTTGGAAAAATCAAAGCCTTGGGACAAATCTTATTTCAAACATTTAAGTGCTGCATTTATTTTATAAAAAATGATGTAAAAAGTGTGATTAGTGTAGGTGGTTTTTCTGCTGCTCCTGCAACTTTTGCTTCAATATTAATTCCCTCTTGTAAATTATATATACATGAACAAAACTCTTATATGGGTAGATTAAATAAACTTACCTCAAAATTTGCAGTTGAAGTTTTTTCTTCATATTTAGAAGAGTCTAAAATAAAAGATTATCCAGTAAGTTCTGAGTTCTTTTTGAATTCAAGAATAAGAACTGAAGTAAAAAAAGTGATCTTTTTAGGTGGTTCACAAGGTGCTGTTGCACTTAATAGTTTTGCAATAAGTGTAGCAAAAGATTTAGATGATATGGGAATTAAAATCATTCATCAAACTGGAGATAGGGATTTTTTAAGAGTTAAAAGTGAATATGATAAATTGAGTTTAGATGTAGATGTCTTTGATTTTACAAATGAATTAATTGAAAAAATGAAAGAAGCAGATTTTGCAATAAGTAGATCTGGGGCTTCAACATTGTGGGAACTAGTGGCAAATGGTCTACCTACACTTTTTGTTCCTTTCCCTTATGCTGCACAAGATCATCAATATGGAAATGCAAAGTTTTTAAAAGAGAAAAAACTTGCATTTTTAGTTAGAGAAAAAGAGTTAAATAAAGATATTTTATTTCAAGCTATTAATAGCGATATAAAATCTATATCTGAAAATCTATCAACATTGATTTCAAATGATGCAATTAAAAAAATAATAGATTTTATATTAAGTGAAAATCAAAAGTAA
- a CDS encoding FtsW/RodA/SpoVE family cell cycle protein yields MNFIQKMFKSNQNFSQPDYLLFILASLLVIISIIFSYSLSVYTVVFYDYSQYHFFERQLLVGILSIFLMWGISFFNPDFIIGKVGMFLFIVFLILMIAMPFLPASLVTSSGGANRWIRLPGFSLSPVEFFKIGFIYFLAWSFHRRVMDKPKKMGLKEETILLLPYFVAFLLVVFLVAFLQKDLGQVVLLGLILVILLIFANRSFKIFLALGFLIVIGFISLILAAPHRVQRIYSWWALNQDKILSILPKWADEHLRIDELPEPYQVSHSLNAIHNGGFFGTGLGQGNLKLGFLSEVHTDFILAGITEEAGFLGLFIVSAIMYVIVWRIFRISKRVENPIYHLFTLGLGLMIIIAFLINSYGISGMIPIKGIAVPFLSYGGSSMLSLGISIGLILSISKLAKEERKK; encoded by the coding sequence ATGAATTTTATCCAAAAAATGTTTAAATCAAATCAGAACTTTTCACAGCCAGACTATTTACTGTTTATATTGGCATCTTTATTAGTAATAATTAGTATAATTTTTTCATATTCATTAAGTGTTTATACTGTTGTATTTTATGATTATTCACAATACCATTTCTTTGAAAGGCAGCTATTAGTGGGGATCTTATCAATATTTTTGATGTGGGGAATCTCATTTTTTAATCCCGATTTTATTATTGGAAAAGTAGGAATGTTTTTATTTATAGTTTTTCTAATTTTGATGATTGCTATGCCATTTTTACCAGCTTCTTTAGTAACAAGTTCCGGAGGAGCAAATAGATGGATTAGACTTCCTGGTTTTTCTTTATCTCCTGTTGAGTTTTTTAAAATAGGATTTATCTATTTTCTTGCTTGGTCATTTCATAGAAGAGTTATGGATAAGCCTAAAAAAATGGGTTTAAAAGAAGAAACTATATTACTGTTGCCATATTTTGTAGCTTTTTTACTTGTAGTGTTTTTAGTAGCTTTCTTGCAAAAAGATTTAGGACAAGTTGTTTTATTAGGACTAATTTTAGTTATTTTATTAATTTTTGCAAACAGAAGTTTTAAGATATTCTTAGCACTTGGATTTTTAATTGTTATAGGATTTATATCTTTAATTTTAGCTGCACCACATAGGGTGCAAAGAATCTATTCTTGGTGGGCACTAAATCAAGATAAGATATTATCAATACTTCCAAAATGGGCCGATGAGCATCTTAGAATAGATGAGTTGCCAGAACCTTATCAGGTGTCTCACTCTTTAAATGCTATTCATAATGGTGGATTTTTTGGTACAGGTTTGGGACAAGGTAATTTAAAATTGGGATTTTTATCAGAAGTTCATACTGACTTTATTTTAGCTGGTATTACTGAAGAAGCTGGCTTTTTAGGTCTATTTATTGTAAGTGCTATTATGTATGTGATTGTTTGGAGAATATTTAGAATAAGTAAAAGAGTAGAAAATCCTATTTATCACCTATTTACCTTGGGATTAGGATTGATGATTATTATTGCCTTTTTAATTAATTCTTACGGAATATCAGGAATGATTCCAATTAAAGGTATTGCTGTTCCATTTTTAAGTTATGGGGGTTCTTCTATGCTTAGTCTTGGGATATCCATAGGTTTAATTTTATCAATAAGTAAATTAGCAAAAGAAGAGAGAAAAAAATGA
- a CDS encoding molybdopterin synthase catalytic subunit, whose protein sequence is MKNDRKLQLFDGALPVENITNTWYEEFKNSNYGAIITFVGVVRDEDGIEGLSFDIYEPILNNWFNSWQDKANAQNAIVLMAHSRGDVLNHESSYIAAVCSPKRRVALELIDEFVEDFKKSAPIWKYDILDNKRVYAEDRSTKIEGSGILA, encoded by the coding sequence ATGAAAAATGATAGAAAATTACAACTTTTTGATGGGGCTTTACCTGTAGAAAATATTACAAATACTTGGTATGAAGAGTTTAAAAACTCTAATTATGGAGCAATTATTACTTTTGTAGGAGTTGTAAGAGATGAAGACGGGATTGAGGGTTTATCTTTTGATATTTATGAACCAATTTTAAATAACTGGTTTAATTCTTGGCAAGATAAGGCAAATGCACAAAATGCAATTGTACTTATGGCTCATAGCAGGGGAGATGTTCTTAATCATGAAAGTTCATATATTGCGGCTGTTTGTTCTCCTAAAAGAAGAGTTGCATTAGAATTAATAGATGAATTTGTGGAAGATTTTAAAAAGTCTGCTCCTATTTGGAAATATGATATTTTAGATAATAAAAGAGTTTATGCCGAAGATCGAAGTACTAAAATAGAAGGTTCTGGTATCTTGGCATGA